From a single Mycolicibacterium mengxianglii genomic region:
- the rpsM gene encoding 30S ribosomal protein S13 has product MARLMGVDLPRDKRMEIALTYIYGIGRTRSQEILAATGIDRDQRSKDLTDDQVSSLRDYIEGNLKVEGDLRREVQADIRRKIEIGCYQGLRHRRGLPVRGQRTKTNARTRKGPKRTIAGKKKAR; this is encoded by the coding sequence ATGGCACGTCTCATGGGCGTTGATCTTCCGCGTGACAAGCGCATGGAGATCGCGCTGACCTATATCTACGGCATCGGCCGTACCCGCTCCCAGGAAATCTTGGCAGCGACCGGCATCGACCGGGACCAGCGCTCCAAGGACCTCACCGATGACCAGGTGAGCTCGCTCCGCGACTACATCGAGGGCAACCTCAAGGTCGAGGGCGATCTGCGCCGCGAGGTGCAGGCTGACATCCGCCGCAAGATCGAGATCGGCTGCTACCAGGGCCTGCGGCACCGCCGTGGCCTCCCGGTGCGCGGTCAGCGGACCAAGACCAATGCGCGTACCCGCAAGGGCCCCAAGCGCACCATCGCCGGCAAGAAGAAGGCCAGGTAA
- a CDS encoding NfeD family protein, translated as MTAAYVAAFAVGAIALLSTLLLTDVGDAGHGHDGLPFLSLTSLSAALLGAGTGGLVSIWAGAGALVVGAIAALCAVVLVFAIQGVLLPYLRRQESNSQRGRASYIGLLGTVTLDIPSDGWGEVAFADAEGNRVRARAVTSEPAALPKASRIYIADVDADYVHVVAVPHDPLLDH; from the coding sequence GTGACTGCCGCCTATGTGGCCGCTTTCGCCGTCGGTGCCATTGCGTTGTTGTCGACGTTGTTGCTCACCGACGTCGGAGATGCCGGCCACGGCCATGACGGTCTGCCGTTCCTGAGTCTGACCAGCCTGTCCGCGGCGCTGCTCGGCGCCGGAACCGGGGGCCTGGTCAGCATCTGGGCGGGGGCCGGTGCGCTGGTCGTGGGCGCGATCGCGGCGCTGTGCGCCGTGGTGCTGGTATTCGCGATTCAGGGTGTGCTGCTGCCCTACCTGCGCCGCCAGGAATCCAACTCCCAACGCGGCCGCGCCTCCTACATCGGACTGTTGGGCACCGTCACGCTCGACATCCCCAGCGACGGCTGGGGTGAGGTGGCGTTCGCCGACGCCGAGGGCAACCGGGTTCGCGCCCGCGCCGTGACCAGCGAACCCGCCGCGTTGCCGAAGGCCAGCCGCATCTACATCGCCGATGTCGACGCCGACTACGTCCACGTCGTCGCCGTTCCCCACGATCCGCTTCTCGATCACTGA
- the rpsD gene encoding 30S ribosomal protein S4 → MARYTGPATRKSRRLGVDLVGGDQSFEKRPYPPGQHGRARIKESEYRQQLQEKQKARFSYGVMEKQFRRYYEEANRQPGKTGDNLLRILESRLDNVVYRAGLARTRRMARQLVSHGHFTVNGVKVDIPSYRVSQYDIIDVKDKSINTLPFEIARSTAGDRPIPGWLQVIGERQRILVHQLPERAQIDIPLNEQLIVELYSK, encoded by the coding sequence ATGGCTCGTTATACCGGACCCGCAACCCGGAAGTCCCGCCGTCTCGGCGTCGACCTGGTTGGCGGCGATCAGTCGTTCGAAAAGCGCCCCTACCCGCCCGGCCAGCACGGCCGCGCGCGGATCAAGGAGAGCGAATACCGTCAGCAGCTGCAGGAGAAGCAGAAGGCTCGCTTCTCGTACGGCGTGATGGAGAAGCAGTTCCGCCGCTACTACGAAGAGGCGAACCGTCAGCCCGGCAAGACCGGCGACAACCTGCTGCGCATCCTGGAGAGCCGGCTGGACAATGTCGTGTACCGCGCCGGCCTGGCCCGCACGCGTCGCATGGCCCGTCAGCTGGTCAGCCACGGCCACTTCACCGTCAACGGTGTGAAGGTCGACATCCCCAGCTACCGCGTCTCGCAGTACGACATCATCGATGTCAAGGACAAGTCGATCAACACCCTGCCGTTCGAGATCGCACGCTCGACTGCCGGTGATCGTCCGATCCCGGGCTGGCTGCAGGTCATCGGCGAACGTCAGCGCATCCTCGTGCATCAGCTGCCCGAGCGGGCGCAGATCGACATCCCGCTCAACGAGCAGCTGATCGTCGAGCTCTACTCGAAGTAG
- the rpmJ gene encoding 50S ribosomal protein L36, with product MKVNPSVKPICDKCRVIRRHGRVMVICSDPRHKQRQG from the coding sequence GTGAAGGTGAACCCGAGCGTCAAGCCGATCTGCGACAAGTGCAGGGTGATCCGCCGGCATGGGCGGGTCATGGTGATCTGCTCCGATCCCCGCCACAAGCAGCGGCAGGGCTGA
- the rpsK gene encoding 30S ribosomal protein S11, with protein MATAKKASGASAARRGKTTRRKEKKNVPHGAAHIKSTFNNTIVSITDPQGNVIAWASSGHVGFKGSRKSTPFAAQLAAENAARKAQEHGVKKVDVFVKGPGSGRETAIRSLQAAGLEVGAIADVTPQPHNGCRPPKRRRV; from the coding sequence ATGGCAACAGCAAAAAAGGCCTCGGGCGCTTCGGCTGCCCGGCGCGGCAAGACCACCCGCCGCAAGGAAAAGAAGAACGTTCCGCACGGCGCCGCTCACATCAAGAGCACGTTCAACAACACCATCGTCTCGATCACCGATCCCCAGGGCAACGTCATCGCCTGGGCGTCCTCGGGTCACGTCGGGTTCAAGGGTTCGCGTAAGTCGACCCCGTTCGCCGCGCAGCTGGCAGCCGAGAACGCTGCCCGCAAGGCGCAGGAGCACGGTGTGAAGAAGGTCGACGTCTTCGTCAAGGGCCCCGGTTCGGGCCGCGAGACCGCGATTCGTTCATTGCAGGCCGCCGGACTCGAAGTCGGCGCCATTGCAGACGTCACCCCGCAGCCGCACAACGGCTGCCGTCCGCCCAAGCGGCGTCGGGTCTAA
- the infA gene encoding translation initiation factor IF-1 — MAKKDGAIEVEGRVVEPLPNAMFRIELENGHKVLAHISGKMRQHYIRILPEDRVVVELSPYDLSRGRIVYRYK, encoded by the coding sequence ATGGCCAAGAAAGACGGTGCCATCGAGGTCGAGGGCCGCGTGGTCGAGCCTCTGCCCAATGCGATGTTCCGCATTGAGCTGGAGAACGGACACAAGGTGCTCGCCCACATCAGCGGCAAGATGCGGCAGCACTACATCCGCATCCTGCCGGAGGACCGCGTCGTAGTGGAGCTCTCGCCCTACGACCTGTCCCGTGGCCGCATCGTGTACCGCTACAAGTAA